The following proteins come from a genomic window of Nostoc sp. TCL26-01:
- a CDS encoding type II secretion system protein, protein MHSTALLKLQKFNHKFLLTRFQQRNRFAQADAGFSMIEIIAVVLMIGILAAIALPSWSAFINRQRVNKTNDAVLAAIQDAQRQAKQKKLAYSVSFKVESQIPKIVIHPDTEAASSIASNRWRSLIGDLSIKPGQVILTTNLSGKNTVGTSFDDLSTPQTIAFDYMGTLINPNFPTGSTETPGIKLVASNGNLKRCVIIKTILGATLTKRDAECD, encoded by the coding sequence ATGCACAGCACAGCTTTATTGAAGTTACAAAAATTTAATCATAAATTTCTTTTAACCAGATTCCAGCAGCGAAATAGATTTGCTCAAGCAGATGCTGGTTTTAGTATGATAGAAATAATCGCAGTAGTATTAATGATAGGTATATTAGCAGCGATCGCTCTACCTAGTTGGTCTGCTTTTATCAACCGACAAAGAGTCAATAAAACAAATGATGCTGTTTTAGCAGCCATCCAAGATGCACAGCGACAAGCCAAACAAAAAAAACTGGCTTACAGTGTTAGTTTTAAAGTTGAAAGTCAAATACCTAAAATTGTCATTCATCCAGATACAGAAGCTGCATCTTCTATAGCTAGCAATAGATGGCGGTCTTTAATTGGAGACTTAAGTATTAAACCTGGACAAGTTATACTTACAACAAATCTTAGCGGTAAAAACACTGTTGGTACTTCCTTTGATGATTTGAGTACACCACAAACAATTGCTTTTGATTACATGGGTACTCTGATAAATCCCAACTTTCCCACAGGTTCAACAGAAACGCCCGGCATCAAACTTGTTGCATCAAATGGTAATCTCAAGCGTTGCGTTATCATAAAAACCATCTTAGGTGCAACGCTTACCAAGAGAGATGCCGAGTGTGATTAG
- the hpsC gene encoding hormogonium polysaccharide secretion pseudopilin HpsC: MSPLKFILSLHLKHQRIKTTNSGFTLIELLVAIILAFLVITPLMLFMTGLLDSDRREQAKVTTEQELQAALDYIARDLQQAVYIYDADGLTRDRNTTTIGSSGIRDQIPPVKSAPNCSVGTGTNPSVCTPVLVFWKREFVEGSVGVSSATDTVKNDGYTYSLVAYYLITNPNGSNTTWSPSARIGRFQIRGTVNAANANAVGNNSSAGYNPPPLSDTITGASLKEKMNQWQTALTASDNYTQRVDTLVDFISTSTNAPAATCSSGQRVGNDSSGNVSGFYGCVDATEILAQVYLRGNAFVRLYNKNNIPFTNSVSAYFPNVSVRAQGRGFIFTK, encoded by the coding sequence ATGAGTCCACTAAAGTTTATTCTCAGCCTACACTTAAAACATCAGAGAATTAAGACAACAAATAGCGGATTTACCTTAATTGAGCTATTGGTAGCTATAATTCTGGCTTTTTTAGTCATAACACCTTTAATGTTGTTTATGACTGGTCTTTTAGATAGCGATCGCCGAGAACAAGCAAAAGTCACTACTGAGCAAGAACTGCAAGCCGCACTAGATTACATAGCACGAGATTTACAACAGGCAGTTTATATCTACGATGCTGATGGGCTAACACGCGATCGCAATACTACCACTATTGGTTCTTCTGGAATTAGAGACCAAATACCACCAGTCAAATCTGCACCTAATTGTAGTGTCGGTACTGGTACTAATCCTAGTGTTTGCACCCCAGTATTGGTTTTTTGGAAACGAGAATTTGTCGAGGGTAGCGTTGGTGTTAGTTCTGCTACTGATACTGTAAAAAATGACGGCTATACCTATAGCCTAGTAGCTTATTACCTAATCACCAATCCCAATGGTTCTAACACTACATGGTCGCCTTCAGCACGAATTGGTAGATTTCAAATTCGAGGTACAGTTAATGCTGCTAATGCTAATGCTGTAGGCAACAATAGTAGTGCAGGGTATAATCCACCACCACTATCCGATACTATTACTGGTGCTAGCCTCAAGGAAAAGATGAACCAATGGCAAACTGCATTAACTGCATCGGACAATTATACTCAGCGTGTAGATACTTTGGTTGATTTCATTAGTACTAGTACTAATGCCCCCGCAGCAACTTGCTCTAGTGGACAACGTGTCGGAAATGATAGCAGTGGTAATGTTAGTGGCTTCTATGGCTGTGTCGATGCGACAGAGATACTAGCACAGGTTTATTTAAGGGGCAATGCTTTTGTTCGCCTATACAACAAAAATAATATTCCCTTCACTAACAGTGTTTCTGCTTATTTCCCCAATGTCAGTGTCCGGGCGCAGGGTCGAGGATTCATCTTTACCAAATAA
- the hpsE gene encoding hormogonium polysaccharide biosynthesis glycosyltransferase HpsE — translation MNASLDFTVAIPTYNGANRLPELLERLRNQINTENIAWEIIVVDNNSTDNTAQVVKAYQENWQCPSPLKYCFEAKQGAAYARKTGVEVAAGKLIGFLDDDNYPVSTWVAAAYAFAQKYPQAGAYGSQIHPDWEVEPPENFGRISPFLAIVERGNQPLFYDPIKKLLPPSAGLVVRREAWLESVPENPILTGRVSGNMLTSEDLEMLCYIQKAGWEVWYNPEMELYHKIPSGRLKKEYLIPFFRGIGLSRYVTRMANVKPYQKPFLFVLYMINDIRKIIVQILKYGTKVKTDLVVACETELFLSSLISPFYLWKNGYLNKANKL, via the coding sequence ATGAATGCCAGCCTTGATTTTACCGTAGCTATACCGACATACAACGGCGCGAATCGCTTGCCTGAACTACTAGAAAGGCTGCGAAATCAAATCAACACTGAAAATATTGCTTGGGAAATTATTGTTGTAGATAATAACAGTACTGACAATACAGCCCAAGTTGTGAAGGCATACCAAGAAAATTGGCAGTGTCCTTCCCCTTTGAAATACTGCTTTGAAGCAAAACAAGGTGCAGCTTACGCTAGAAAAACCGGAGTAGAAGTTGCGGCGGGTAAATTAATTGGTTTTTTGGATGATGACAACTATCCAGTATCAACTTGGGTAGCAGCTGCTTATGCTTTTGCACAAAAATATCCCCAAGCTGGTGCATATGGTAGCCAAATTCACCCGGACTGGGAAGTGGAACCACCAGAAAATTTTGGTCGAATTAGTCCATTTTTAGCAATTGTCGAACGAGGTAATCAACCTTTATTTTACGACCCCATCAAAAAGCTGCTGCCTCCTTCTGCGGGGCTAGTTGTCCGGCGAGAAGCATGGCTAGAGAGTGTCCCAGAAAACCCGATTTTGACTGGTAGAGTGAGTGGTAATATGCTCACTAGCGAAGACTTAGAGATGTTGTGTTACATCCAAAAGGCTGGTTGGGAAGTTTGGTATAACCCAGAGATGGAGTTATATCACAAAATACCTAGTGGCAGATTAAAAAAAGAATATCTCATTCCTTTCTTTAGAGGAATTGGGCTGAGTCGCTATGTAACGAGAATGGCAAATGTCAAACCATATCAAAAACCATTCCTGTTTGTTCTTTACATGATTAATGACATCAGAAAGATTATTGTCCAAATTCTCAAGTATGGCACGAAGGTAAAAACTGATTTAGTCGTAGCGTGTGAAACTGAATTGTTTCTCAGTAGCCTGATTAGTCCTTTTTATCTATGGAAAAATGGTTATTTAAATAAAGCTAACAAATTATGA